One genomic region from Fictibacillus marinisediminis encodes:
- a CDS encoding protein phosphatase 2C domain-containing protein — protein MIQDYSYDKIAVSSFQKPKNGNDLCGDSFYVTETRDYFICAVADGLGSGSMARTASQAAVNAVEQNHQLDVEELMRVCNEELKGTRGAVLSIFKIYFRQEAVIYAGVGNIRFMMAGKDRKLIYPLPTVGFLSGKPQKFRIQQFPFDNQTAFIIYSDGMEIHTQSRSILTNMVSPKESAAYLGNLSQKLIDDATCLVGKVSHA, from the coding sequence ATGATCCAGGACTATTCCTATGACAAAATAGCTGTCTCTTCCTTTCAAAAGCCTAAGAATGGTAATGACCTATGCGGAGATAGTTTTTATGTCACGGAAACCCGTGATTATTTTATTTGTGCAGTAGCAGATGGGCTAGGAAGCGGGAGTATGGCAAGAACTGCTTCTCAGGCAGCTGTTAATGCAGTTGAGCAGAATCATCAATTAGATGTTGAGGAACTCATGAGGGTGTGTAATGAGGAGCTGAAAGGGACTCGCGGAGCGGTTCTTTCCATCTTTAAGATTTATTTCCGGCAGGAGGCAGTGATTTATGCTGGTGTTGGAAACATCCGCTTTATGATGGCCGGAAAAGACCGTAAGTTAATTTATCCCCTTCCGACTGTGGGATTTCTCTCTGGAAAACCCCAAAAATTTCGGATTCAGCAATTTCCTTTTGATAATCAGACTGCTTTTATTATTTATTCTGACGGAATGGAAATTCATACGCAAAGCCGCAGTATCTTGACAAATATGGTTTCGCCAAAGGAGTCTGCGGCTTACCTTGGAAACCTTTCTCAAAAATTAATTGATGATGCTACCTGTCTCGTAGGAAAAGTGTCGCATGCATAA
- the thiL gene encoding thiamine-phosphate kinase — protein sequence MKDEFEWIKTISPASHKQSSLIQGIGDDAALIKGSALDQIVCLDTMVEGVHFTQSTLTPFQVGHKALAANISDIAAMGGIPLFYLVSISIPPSWEEGELSQIYKGMAALAEEYDMDLIGGDTVSTKGPLVLSVTVLGQVEQGRKLLRSNAEPDDVVFVSGPVGDSAGGLSLLLERSHQGEFSTVEALLVKEHQLPLPHVGAGRILAKSNRRVALNDISDGMASEANEIAEASSVSITLFHDKLPKSAAIQHYPSKMQDEWMLFGGEDYKLIGTMSPDAFPEVQAACEKAGICLTVIGRVTKGTPGVLLDRGTSIEKLSKAGYNHFSD from the coding sequence ATGAAGGATGAATTTGAGTGGATTAAAACGATTAGTCCGGCCAGCCATAAACAGTCTTCGCTTATACAAGGAATTGGGGATGATGCGGCTCTCATAAAAGGTTCAGCGCTTGATCAGATTGTATGCCTTGATACGATGGTGGAGGGCGTTCATTTCACGCAAAGCACATTGACTCCGTTTCAGGTCGGCCATAAAGCGCTTGCCGCCAACATTAGCGATATTGCTGCAATGGGTGGTATCCCCCTCTTTTACTTGGTTTCCATTTCTATTCCGCCTTCATGGGAGGAAGGGGAGCTGTCCCAGATCTACAAGGGGATGGCTGCACTTGCTGAAGAATATGATATGGATCTGATCGGCGGCGATACCGTTTCTACGAAAGGTCCTCTTGTTCTATCTGTGACTGTATTGGGCCAGGTAGAGCAAGGAAGGAAGCTTTTGAGAAGCAACGCTGAACCTGATGATGTTGTTTTTGTATCAGGCCCGGTCGGAGATTCAGCAGGTGGATTGTCCCTGCTTTTAGAACGGTCTCACCAAGGTGAATTCAGCACAGTGGAAGCTCTCCTTGTTAAAGAGCATCAGCTTCCTTTGCCGCATGTGGGGGCAGGGAGGATCTTGGCGAAGTCCAACAGACGAGTGGCACTGAACGATATCAGTGATGGCATGGCCAGCGAAGCAAATGAGATCGCTGAAGCGAGCAGTGTTTCGATCACACTTTTTCATGATAAACTTCCAAAAAGTGCAGCCATCCAGCACTATCCCAGCAAGATGCAGGATGAATGGATGCTGTTTGGCGGAGAAGATTACAAACTGATCGGGACAATGTCTCCGGATGCCTTTCCTGAAGTGCAGGCGGCATGCGAAAAAGCCGGGATTTGTTTAACGGTGATCGGACGGGTGACAAAAGGGACACCAGGTGTGCTGCTGGACAGAGGAACTTCGATTGAAAAACTGTCGAAAGCGGGATATAACCATTTTTCTGATTGA
- a CDS encoding amino acid permease — MKQQQELHRGLESRHITLMSLGAAIGVGLFLGSANAIKLAGPAILVAYTIAGAVMFLIMRALGEMAIHNPVAGSFSRYAKDNLGPLSGYITGWNYWFLWVVTCMAEITAVGIYMKEWFPTVPGWIWALAALVIMAAVNLITAKAYGEFEFWFALIKIVAIIVLIVTGLGIILFGFGNHGIATGISNLWNHGGFAPHGIKGILMSMQMVMFAFLGIEMIGVTAGEVKNPKKVLARAIDTVFWRILLFYVGALFVIMSIYPWNEIGPDRSPFVLTFDKIGIAQAAGIINFVVLTAALSSCNSGIFSTGRMLFNLAEQEQAPSGMKKISRNGVPSKAILVSAGALLIGVVLNYLFPGSEVFVWITSISTFGAIWTWGTILLSQMKFRKSLSPQELKELKYKTPLYPYGSYIALAFLLMVVGIMGYFKETRIALIVGPIWILGLVAFYYGKGLNKKDNKDEKVA; from the coding sequence ATGAAGCAACAACAGGAATTACACCGTGGATTGGAATCAAGACATATTACATTAATGTCACTTGGTGCCGCAATTGGTGTCGGGTTATTTTTAGGTTCTGCGAATGCTATTAAGCTTGCTGGTCCTGCTATACTCGTTGCTTATACTATTGCGGGCGCCGTAATGTTTTTGATTATGAGGGCTCTTGGAGAAATGGCCATTCATAATCCGGTAGCTGGTTCGTTCAGCCGATATGCAAAAGACAACCTTGGTCCGCTTTCCGGTTATATCACAGGCTGGAACTACTGGTTTTTATGGGTGGTTACCTGTATGGCCGAAATTACAGCAGTCGGAATCTACATGAAAGAATGGTTTCCTACTGTGCCGGGCTGGATATGGGCACTGGCTGCATTGGTGATTATGGCTGCGGTTAACTTAATTACCGCAAAAGCCTATGGAGAATTTGAATTTTGGTTTGCTCTAATTAAGATTGTCGCTATTATCGTTTTAATTGTTACAGGTTTAGGCATTATTCTATTCGGTTTTGGAAATCATGGAATCGCTACAGGGATCAGCAACCTCTGGAATCATGGAGGATTTGCCCCTCATGGAATCAAAGGTATTTTAATGTCCATGCAAATGGTCATGTTCGCCTTCTTGGGCATTGAGATGATAGGTGTTACGGCGGGAGAGGTTAAAAACCCGAAAAAGGTACTTGCCCGTGCCATCGACACCGTGTTTTGGAGAATTTTGTTATTCTACGTAGGTGCTCTTTTTGTAATCATGTCCATTTATCCATGGAATGAAATTGGCCCTGATCGAAGCCCGTTTGTACTGACATTTGATAAGATTGGGATTGCTCAAGCAGCAGGTATCATCAACTTTGTTGTTTTGACGGCAGCACTTTCAAGCTGTAACAGCGGTATTTTCAGCACAGGACGTATGCTGTTTAACTTGGCTGAGCAGGAACAAGCGCCATCCGGTATGAAGAAAATCAGCCGAAACGGTGTGCCATCAAAAGCTATTCTCGTATCTGCAGGAGCGCTGTTGATTGGAGTCGTTCTTAACTATCTATTCCCTGGTTCTGAAGTATTTGTCTGGATTACAAGTATCTCTACATTTGGAGCCATCTGGACTTGGGGAACCATTCTCTTGTCCCAGATGAAATTCAGAAAATCATTATCACCTCAAGAACTGAAGGAACTAAAATACAAAACACCATTGTATCCGTATGGTTCTTATATTGCTTTAGCCTTTTTGCTGATGGTGGTAGGAATCATGGGGTACTTTAAAGAAACACGAATCGCTCTTATCGTTGGACCGATCTGGATTTTAGGACTTGTTGCTTTTTATTATGGAAAAGGTCTTAATAAAAAGGATAATAAAGACGAGAAAGTGGCATAA
- the rimI gene encoding ribosomal protein S18-alanine N-acetyltransferase: MEETYTYRLATVNDLQDIIEIEHASFTLPWTQEAFYNEIVHNQFAYYLLLETDGKIVGYCGVWVIIDDAHITNVAIRPEYRGKKLGEAIMKQAMILAKRYGSARLSLEVRVSNYVAQNLYRKLGFQDGGIRKNYYSDNGEDALVMWVML; encoded by the coding sequence ATGGAGGAGACATACACATACAGGTTGGCGACGGTCAATGACTTGCAGGATATCATTGAGATCGAACACGCTTCCTTTACCCTGCCTTGGACACAGGAAGCTTTTTATAATGAGATTGTCCATAATCAGTTTGCCTACTACCTTTTACTAGAGACGGATGGGAAAATTGTTGGGTACTGCGGTGTTTGGGTCATTATAGATGATGCTCATATCACAAATGTGGCGATCCGCCCTGAATACAGGGGCAAGAAGCTTGGGGAAGCAATCATGAAGCAGGCGATGATACTGGCGAAGCGTTATGGTTCAGCAAGGCTCAGCCTTGAAGTCAGGGTCAGCAACTATGTAGCACAAAATTTATACCGCAAGCTTGGTTTTCAGGATGGCGGTATCAGAAAAAATTATTACAGCGATAATGGTGAAGACGCTTTAGTGATGTGGGTGATGCTTTGA
- the tsaE gene encoding tRNA (adenosine(37)-N6)-threonylcarbamoyltransferase complex ATPase subunit type 1 TsaE: MEQLLITTASPEETSELAEKLGTLLGPGDVLTLEGDLGAGKTTFTKGLAKGLGVKRVVNSPTFTIIKEYKGRLPFYHMDVYRLEDSDEDLGFEEYFEGEGVTVVEWAQFIADRLPEDRLNIVIRRTGDEKRELKFHPAGERFITICKELGK, translated from the coding sequence ATGGAACAACTTTTAATAACAACAGCCTCTCCTGAAGAAACGAGTGAGCTTGCTGAGAAGCTTGGAACCTTGCTTGGGCCGGGGGATGTGCTTACTCTTGAAGGAGATCTTGGTGCAGGTAAAACGACATTCACAAAAGGTCTTGCCAAGGGTCTGGGTGTAAAGCGGGTGGTCAATTCACCGACATTCACCATCATTAAAGAATATAAGGGGCGTCTGCCTTTTTATCATATGGATGTATATCGTTTAGAAGACAGCGATGAAGACTTGGGATTTGAGGAATATTTTGAAGGTGAGGGAGTAACGGTGGTGGAATGGGCACAGTTCATTGCTGACCGGCTTCCGGAAGACCGGCTGAATATTGTGATCCGCCGCACGGGAGACGAAAAAAGGGAATTGAAATTTCACCCTGCAGGCGAACGATTTATTACGATATGTAAGGAGTTAGGGAAATGA
- a CDS encoding SprT family protein — protein sequence MEQKELQHLVEHLSQDYFQKRFRHTARFNARLRTTGGRYLLRSHDIEINPRQLTEFGYEALVGIIKHELCHYHLHIEGRGYKHRDPEFKQLLKKVGGLRYCEALPGARTTQPYKYLYICSNCKQQYKRKRRVNTAKYVCGKCRGKLILT from the coding sequence ATGGAACAAAAGGAACTACAACATCTTGTTGAACATCTTTCACAGGATTATTTCCAAAAGCGCTTTCGGCATACCGCCCGCTTTAATGCCCGGTTGAGAACTACTGGAGGGCGATATTTGCTGAGGTCCCATGATATAGAGATCAATCCGAGGCAGCTGACTGAGTTCGGCTATGAAGCGCTCGTAGGCATCATTAAACATGAATTGTGCCATTACCATCTCCACATAGAAGGCAGGGGCTATAAACATCGGGACCCGGAATTTAAGCAGCTTCTGAAGAAGGTTGGCGGGCTGCGCTATTGCGAAGCATTGCCTGGAGCCAGGACAACACAGCCGTATAAATATCTTTATATATGTTCAAACTGCAAGCAGCAATATAAGCGTAAGCGCAGGGTCAATACGGCTAAATATGTATGCGGAAAATGCAGAGGGAAATTGATTTTAACTTAA
- the tsaB gene encoding tRNA (adenosine(37)-N6)-threonylcarbamoyltransferase complex dimerization subunit type 1 TsaB: MKALAIDTSNLVMGIAVVDGEKVIGDYTTNLKKNHSIRVMPAIHDLLKEMNMKPADLDRIITAKGPGSYTGVRIGVTVAKTLAWALKKELAGVSSLEVLAQNGKYFNGYVCPLFDARRTQLYTGLYGCEEGSFQAVKEDRLALRSSWLEELKRLEKPVLFLGNDLELHKESILEELGDQAVFGTSADHNPRPSELARIGMGKEPESVHHFVPSYLQLAEAEVNWLAAQKK; encoded by the coding sequence ATGAAGGCCTTAGCCATAGATACATCGAACCTCGTCATGGGTATTGCTGTGGTTGATGGAGAGAAAGTCATTGGGGATTATACGACGAACCTGAAAAAGAATCACTCCATCCGGGTTATGCCGGCGATTCATGATTTATTGAAAGAAATGAATATGAAGCCAGCCGATCTGGACCGGATCATTACGGCGAAAGGGCCGGGATCGTATACAGGAGTAAGAATCGGGGTAACGGTCGCGAAAACGCTGGCCTGGGCGCTGAAAAAGGAGCTCGCAGGTGTTTCCAGTCTTGAGGTCTTGGCTCAGAACGGAAAATACTTCAATGGCTATGTCTGCCCGTTGTTTGACGCCAGGAGGACCCAGCTATATACAGGCTTGTATGGCTGTGAAGAGGGAAGCTTTCAAGCGGTAAAAGAGGACCGGCTTGCATTGAGGAGCAGCTGGCTCGAAGAATTGAAGCGCCTGGAGAAACCGGTTCTGTTTTTGGGGAATGATCTAGAGCTGCATAAAGAAAGTATTCTAGAAGAGCTCGGTGATCAAGCAGTGTTCGGCACGTCAGCTGATCATAACCCGCGCCCGTCTGAACTTGCACGAATCGGAATGGGGAAAGAACCAGAATCTGTGCATCATTTTGTTCCCAGCTACCTTCAGCTTGCTGAAGCAGAAGTGAATTGGCTGGCGGCACAGAAGAAGTAG
- a CDS encoding trans-sulfuration enzyme family protein, which produces MKDKKFDTKAVHFSTIRESAVASKVQPIYQTTAYSFKDLDDIEEYFRGNKPYLYSRVDNPNNDDLAAGVARLEEAPSGAATSSGLSAILCAVLAVAQNGDHIVACDDLYGGTYHLFASELKTFGIDVTFVSFADQQSIQEAIRPNTKILYSESITNPLLRVEDITGMVELAKKNNIVSMIDNTFATPYLIQPYVQGVNVVIHSATKYIAGHSDVTAGIIAGDQNIIAKAKEKMANLGCNLGPFDAWLAARGLKTLSVRMERQVKNAASLAQVLTEHQAVKKVYYPQSANEKGNGAIVTAELSEKADIEAFFQNLSWIKIVATLAGVETSVSYPLRTSHRSMPAELIKKLGITKHVVRISVGIEDIEDITYAFTNALDHSL; this is translated from the coding sequence ATGAAGGATAAAAAGTTTGATACAAAAGCTGTTCATTTTAGTACAATCCGGGAGTCGGCAGTGGCAAGCAAGGTACAGCCTATTTACCAAACCACTGCCTATTCATTTAAAGACCTGGATGACATTGAAGAGTATTTCAGAGGAAACAAGCCGTACTTGTATTCACGGGTGGATAATCCGAACAATGATGATTTAGCTGCGGGAGTAGCACGGCTGGAGGAAGCACCATCAGGAGCAGCGACGTCTTCTGGGCTTTCAGCTATCTTATGTGCAGTGCTCGCTGTTGCGCAAAATGGTGATCATATAGTTGCCTGTGATGACTTATATGGCGGTACATATCATCTGTTTGCTTCAGAATTGAAGACGTTTGGCATCGATGTAACTTTTGTTTCGTTTGCGGATCAGCAATCCATTCAGGAAGCTATTCGGCCAAACACAAAGATCCTCTACTCTGAATCCATCACGAATCCATTACTAAGAGTAGAGGACATTACGGGAATGGTTGAGCTGGCCAAGAAAAATAATATTGTCTCCATGATCGATAATACATTTGCGACACCATACTTAATCCAGCCGTACGTGCAGGGAGTTAACGTGGTGATACATAGTGCAACCAAGTATATTGCAGGGCATAGTGATGTAACCGCAGGTATCATTGCAGGAGATCAAAATATTATAGCGAAGGCCAAAGAAAAGATGGCGAACCTGGGCTGCAACCTTGGACCGTTTGATGCATGGCTGGCTGCCAGAGGACTAAAGACACTTAGTGTGAGGATGGAACGGCAAGTGAAAAATGCGGCTTCTCTGGCTCAGGTTTTAACAGAACATCAGGCCGTTAAAAAGGTTTATTATCCTCAGTCTGCAAACGAAAAGGGCAACGGAGCCATCGTTACCGCTGAACTGAGTGAAAAAGCTGATATCGAGGCGTTTTTTCAAAACTTATCGTGGATCAAAATAGTTGCAACATTGGCGGGTGTAGAAACGAGTGTGTCCTATCCACTGAGAACATCACACCGTTCCATGCCGGCAGAGCTTATAAAAAAGCTGGGCATTACGAAACATGTAGTGAGGATTTCTGTTGGCATTGAAGATATTGAGGACATTACATATGCTTTTACAAATGCCCTGGATCACTCTTTGTAA
- a CDS encoding Tex family protein — protein MEGTIEKTDNGYLDIAKELGVKQKQVVNVIDLLKDGNTVPFIARYRKELTGGLDEVQIKEIMDRWHYSENLKERKEEVLRLIGEQGKLTDELAAAISKAKKLQVIEDLYRPYKQKRRTRATAAKEKGLEPFADWMMSQPAQGDVLQKAAEFLSEEKEVHTVEDAVAGAQDIIAEQLSDDASIRTWIRDLTFKEGKLQTSLKKNGEDEKKVYEMYYEYTEPVQKIVPHRILAVNRGEKEDVLKVDIEAPSEKIIERLNRTVIKNSSSPVVSFLKETIEDSYRRLIASSIERDIRNELTDKGEEQAIHIFSENLRNLLLQSPLKGRMVLGVDPAYRTGCKLGVVDETGKMLHIQTIYPTPPRSEVQKSESVVKELIAKYGIHVIAIGNGTASRETEQFIVNTIKSIEESVSYIIVNEAGASVYSASAIAREEFPELQVEERSAISIARRLQDPLAELVKIDPKSVGVGQYQHDVSQKRLNESLTFVVETAVNQVGVNVNTASSSLLQYVAGLSKTVAQNIVKVREEKGKFVKREELKKIPRLGAKTYEQCIGFLRIPDGKNPLDQTAIHPESYKETLQLLKEIGSELQEIGSEDLKSKLKTIDIKSMAAKLTIGEPTLQDIIDGLLRPNRDVREELSKPLLKTDVLKLEDLEKGMELEGTVRNVVDFGAFVDIGVKQDGLVHISKLAKRFVKHPMDVVSVGQVVTVWVDSVDLAKGRVALTMLPPDAQ, from the coding sequence TTGGAAGGAACAATCGAAAAAACGGATAATGGCTATTTGGACATTGCCAAAGAATTGGGTGTTAAACAAAAACAAGTAGTAAACGTTATCGATTTATTAAAAGACGGCAACACGGTCCCCTTTATCGCAAGGTACCGGAAAGAGCTGACAGGCGGACTGGATGAAGTTCAAATCAAAGAAATCATGGATAGATGGCATTATTCCGAAAACCTTAAAGAGCGTAAAGAGGAAGTTCTCAGGCTGATCGGGGAACAGGGGAAACTGACGGATGAGCTGGCTGCTGCCATTTCAAAGGCTAAAAAATTGCAAGTGATAGAAGATTTATACCGTCCCTACAAGCAAAAGCGAAGAACCAGGGCGACTGCAGCCAAGGAAAAAGGGCTTGAACCGTTCGCGGACTGGATGATGAGCCAGCCTGCACAAGGGGATGTCCTGCAAAAAGCTGCGGAATTTCTTTCTGAGGAAAAAGAAGTACATACAGTGGAAGACGCTGTTGCGGGCGCTCAAGACATCATTGCCGAACAGCTGTCAGATGATGCTTCCATCAGAACGTGGATCAGAGACCTGACGTTTAAAGAAGGAAAGCTGCAAACGTCATTGAAGAAAAATGGAGAGGACGAGAAAAAGGTATATGAAATGTACTATGAGTACACTGAGCCTGTTCAGAAAATCGTTCCTCACCGTATTCTTGCTGTAAACCGGGGTGAAAAGGAAGACGTTCTAAAAGTGGATATTGAGGCTCCTTCGGAGAAAATCATTGAAAGACTCAATCGCACTGTAATTAAAAATTCCTCTTCACCGGTGGTATCATTCCTAAAAGAGACCATTGAAGACAGCTATAGAAGGCTGATTGCTTCTTCTATTGAACGCGATATCCGGAATGAACTAACGGATAAGGGTGAAGAGCAGGCAATCCACATTTTCTCTGAGAACTTAAGGAACCTTCTTCTTCAGTCTCCATTAAAGGGAAGAATGGTACTCGGTGTGGATCCTGCTTACCGGACAGGCTGCAAACTTGGTGTGGTGGACGAGACCGGAAAGATGCTCCATATCCAGACGATTTATCCTACACCGCCGAGGTCGGAAGTGCAAAAATCCGAATCAGTGGTCAAAGAACTGATCGCAAAGTATGGCATACATGTCATTGCCATCGGAAACGGAACAGCCTCAAGAGAAACGGAACAGTTCATTGTCAATACGATTAAAAGCATTGAGGAATCTGTTTCTTATATCATCGTAAACGAGGCGGGCGCCAGTGTTTATTCAGCTTCTGCTATCGCAAGGGAAGAGTTTCCAGAACTGCAGGTCGAGGAACGCAGTGCGATATCCATCGCTCGGAGACTGCAGGATCCGCTCGCTGAACTGGTGAAAATTGATCCAAAGTCTGTCGGTGTGGGACAGTATCAGCATGATGTCTCGCAAAAACGTCTGAACGAATCTTTAACCTTTGTCGTGGAAACAGCCGTGAACCAAGTGGGTGTTAATGTGAATACCGCTTCCTCGTCCCTTCTTCAATATGTAGCAGGCTTGTCCAAGACCGTGGCACAGAACATTGTAAAGGTAAGAGAGGAAAAGGGGAAATTCGTGAAGCGGGAAGAATTGAAAAAAATTCCGAGGCTCGGTGCGAAAACCTATGAGCAATGTATCGGCTTCTTACGGATTCCTGACGGGAAAAACCCGCTTGACCAAACAGCCATTCACCCGGAGAGCTATAAAGAAACACTCCAGCTTTTGAAGGAAATAGGCAGTGAACTTCAGGAGATTGGCTCAGAAGATTTAAAATCCAAGCTGAAAACCATTGATATAAAATCAATGGCAGCCAAATTAACGATTGGGGAACCGACTCTTCAGGATATCATTGACGGCTTATTGCGGCCTAACCGGGATGTCCGGGAGGAATTATCAAAGCCGCTGCTGAAAACGGATGTGCTAAAGCTTGAAGATCTGGAAAAAGGGATGGAGCTTGAAGGAACCGTCCGGAACGTTGTTGATTTTGGGGCTTTTGTAGATATTGGTGTGAAACAGGATGGCCTTGTTCATATTTCTAAACTGGCCAAACGCTTTGTGAAGCACCCGATGGATGTCGTGAGTGTCGGCCAGGTTGTCACCGTATGGGTAGACAGTGTCGATCTGGCGAAAGGGAGAGTGGCGTTAACTATGCTGCCGCCAGATGCCCAGTAA
- the cmpA gene encoding cortex morphogenetic protein CmpA has translation MPTWFKKQLRKAYYQKDRYQIRLLNQCWFFYNQKNCTTESNTLP, from the coding sequence ATGCCTACATGGTTTAAGAAGCAACTTAGAAAAGCCTACTATCAAAAAGACCGTTATCAGATCCGTCTTTTAAATCAATGCTGGTTTTTTTATAATCAAAAGAACTGCACGACTGAAAGCAACACTCTGCCATAA
- the sigB gene encoding RNA polymerase sigma factor SigB, which translates to MSTGPHQHLRNKEEVYKWIDELQNDPQNEILQTKLVHQYQDLVHSLARKFSKGKSIHDDLVQVGMIGLLAALRRYDPEFGRSFESFAVPTIIGEIKRFIRDKTWSVHVPRRIKELGPRIKKAVEELTNQLQRSPKIQEIADFLEVTEEEVLETMEMGKSYQALSVDSSIEADQEGSTVTLLDLVGSQDAGFDQIDKRMLLQKAFSVLSEREQEILKCTYFENLSQKETGERLEISQMHVSRLQRRALEKLREAIRVEPSEALK; encoded by the coding sequence ATGTCGACAGGACCTCACCAGCACCTACGCAATAAGGAAGAAGTATATAAGTGGATCGATGAGCTTCAGAATGATCCGCAAAATGAAATTCTTCAAACCAAGCTTGTACATCAATACCAAGATCTTGTCCATTCACTCGCCCGAAAGTTTTCGAAGGGCAAAAGCATTCATGATGATTTAGTGCAGGTAGGGATGATTGGACTGCTGGCTGCACTCCGCAGGTATGATCCTGAATTCGGCCGTTCATTCGAATCGTTTGCGGTTCCTACCATCATTGGTGAAATTAAACGCTTTATCCGGGATAAGACCTGGAGTGTCCATGTGCCGAGACGGATTAAGGAACTTGGGCCGCGTATAAAAAAAGCCGTAGAAGAACTGACGAACCAGCTTCAGCGTTCTCCGAAAATCCAGGAAATTGCCGATTTCTTGGAGGTCACGGAGGAAGAAGTACTGGAGACGATGGAGATGGGCAAAAGTTATCAAGCTCTTTCTGTCGACAGTTCAATTGAAGCAGATCAAGAAGGAAGCACAGTAACATTGCTGGACCTTGTCGGATCTCAGGATGCCGGCTTTGACCAGATCGATAAAAGAATGCTGCTGCAGAAGGCGTTCTCTGTTCTTTCTGAAAGAGAACAAGAAATTTTGAAATGTACGTATTTTGAGAATCTAAGCCAGAAAGAAACAGGAGAACGGCTCGAAATTTCTCAAATGCATGTTTCTCGCTTGCAAAGGAGAGCACTTGAAAAACTTCGGGAAGCAATTCGCGTTGAACCATCGGAGGCTTTAAAATGA
- the tsaD gene encoding tRNA (adenosine(37)-N6)-threonylcarbamoyltransferase complex transferase subunit TsaD, with product MKQDEIILAIETSCDETAVALVKNGTEIMANVVASQIESHKRFGGVVPEVASRHHVEQITVVMEEALQNAGITMEDVTAVAVTEGPGLVGALLIGVNAAKALAFAHGLPLVPVHHIAGHIYANRLITEMKFPLLALVVSGGHTELVLMKEHGSFEVIGETRDDAAGEAYDKVARTLNLPYPGGPHIDQLAQDGEPVLNLPRAWLEADSYDFSFSGLKSAVINTVHNAAQRGEIIKPEDLAASFQASVIDVLVEKTARAAREHHVKQVLLAGGVAANKGLRAALEAKFSDLPYELIIPPLNLCTDNAAMIAAAGSIAYQKGKRADWALNGVPGLDLEAQ from the coding sequence ATGAAACAGGATGAAATTATACTGGCGATTGAAACGAGCTGTGATGAAACAGCGGTCGCGCTCGTGAAAAATGGAACAGAAATTATGGCAAACGTAGTCGCTTCACAAATTGAAAGCCATAAGCGTTTTGGCGGAGTCGTGCCTGAAGTGGCATCACGCCATCATGTTGAACAGATTACGGTAGTGATGGAAGAAGCGCTTCAGAATGCGGGAATTACGATGGAAGACGTGACGGCGGTTGCCGTTACAGAGGGACCAGGACTCGTGGGAGCGCTTTTGATCGGTGTGAATGCGGCGAAAGCCTTGGCATTTGCCCACGGTCTTCCGCTCGTACCGGTTCATCATATCGCCGGGCATATCTATGCCAACCGGCTGATCACTGAGATGAAATTCCCGCTGCTTGCTCTTGTTGTTTCAGGGGGCCATACTGAGCTCGTTCTGATGAAGGAGCATGGCTCGTTTGAAGTGATCGGTGAGACGAGAGATGACGCAGCTGGAGAGGCTTATGACAAAGTAGCGCGTACCTTGAACCTTCCGTATCCGGGAGGACCGCACATTGATCAGCTTGCTCAGGACGGGGAACCCGTCCTTAACCTGCCCCGTGCCTGGCTGGAAGCAGACTCTTATGATTTTAGCTTCAGCGGCTTAAAGTCAGCTGTTATCAATACCGTCCACAATGCGGCGCAGCGTGGAGAGATCATTAAGCCTGAAGATCTGGCGGCGAGTTTTCAGGCATCGGTCATTGATGTGCTTGTAGAAAAAACCGCACGTGCTGCGCGTGAGCATCATGTGAAACAGGTGCTCTTAGCAGGCGGTGTAGCAGCGAATAAAGGATTAAGAGCGGCGCTGGAAGCTAAGTTCAGCGATCTTCCCTATGAGCTCATTATTCCTCCGCTCAACTTATGCACAGATAATGCTGCCATGATCGCAGCAGCCGGCAGTATTGCCTATCAAAAAGGGAAAAGAGCAGACTGGGCACTCAATGGTGTACCAGGTCTCGATTTAGAGGCACAATAA